The Rickettsia typhi str. Wilmington sequence CTTTTAAGGAGATGTTTTCCTGTTTTATAGGTATATTATTTTACTTTATTTCTCTTAGTATTTTACTACGGATTGGTGTCGATCCCATAAACCTTAAGCTTATATTAGGGATAGTATTATTTATTTCTCTAAGTTCTGTAAAAAGAGAAGATTTATGAAACCTTATTTATATGCAGAAAAAATACAGTTCAAAGTTAGTGAAAGAAGTGATCCTATAATTTTCGAGACTACTTTAAATATTGCACAAGAAGAGTTTGTGGTAATATTAGGTCATAACGGTAGTGGTAAATCTACTTTAGCTAAAATACTTGCCGGTTATTTAACACCGACAAGCGGACAAGTATTCTTAGATCAAGTTAAAGTTGATAAAATATCTCAAAAACACAAAGCACTTATGCTTGTTACAATAACACAAAAGCTTGAAGATAGGCTATTTACTGAGTTAACTCTTGAGGAAAATATTATGCTTTGGGAAAGTAGATACCATAGTAATGAACGGTTAACAAGTAGTGATGTATTAGAGCTTACAGGTTCGCCTAAACGCTTTTTACCTTTACTTTCGCAGCAACTAGGTAAATTCTCAGGTGGAGAAAAGCAGGTTATATTGCTTGCACTTAGTATAGCTCATCCACCTAAAATATTATTTCTAGATGAGCATACGGCTAATTTAGATCCGAAAGCTTCTTTGGAAGTGATAAAAAAAACAGCAGAGATTATAGAGCATCATAAGATAACTGCCGTTATGATTACGCATAATTTGGAAGCGGCAGCACATTATGGCAAAAGGCTTATAGTACTTGATAGTGGTAAGGTAGTGCTAGACTACCTAAAACCACAAAATTTTTCTTTAAGAGAACTTAGAGCTATATTATCATCTAAGATCGCAGGGTGGTAACTTAGTGGTGTCAAATTCACAGTAAATTGTACTCTTCTATTTGAATTTGGGATACATAAATGTAGTATTCATGTATCAACTTACATTGGATTTTATTTAAGAAGAGAAGAATTCTTTTTCTAAGTTAGAAGATACTGTCATACCGTATAGTATAATTATACATTTTGCATTTATGTTTTAATTATAATTTTCTTAATTCACTATGAATTTTGTGATAGTACACTAGTAAAGTATATCAAATGATTGATGCTCAATCTGCTTTAACTTAGTATTAGTATCAGTATTAGAATTACTGCTGTTATTATTTGCTTCTACAGTTACAATATGATTGTTAAGTGAATAAAAGAAATGACTTATGCAAGATTATACTTAGTATCTAAGTATCTTATTTTCTATTTTTTGATTGCAATATATAGATTGAAAAATTGATTTTTTGATGTATTAAAATTGCATCTATTTCATTTGGTAATAATCTTGCTAAATTAATTTTTTAATTAATATCTGAATTTACGGATTCTACTTAGAAATTTACTATTATCTTCTGTATTTATGTGTTGACTATTTATAAAATTGGTACACGTACATAATACTCAGCATCTATTGTAGTTTTGAGTTGTTTTTCTTCATTTTCCATTTTTTATATTATGTGCTTCATAATTCAGTGTATCATTATCTTAAGTTAAGAGTTCTTTGACGTTATTTGTATATAAACAATCTAATATGTTTTATCCTTTAGACAGGATAAACATATACATAGAAAGTATAATCTTTATATTCCATATTATGTATCGATGTAAAATTATCATACAGTTTCACGTAGGTATTAGTATTATTTGTTTGTTATTTCAACATCAAATCTCTTTTTAAAAAAATATTGTATTTATTTTGTTGAGCTAAGTATTATTAATATTTAATTTTGTGTTTGTGTTATAGTAGTTAACTTTTAAATGTTAATGGATTAAGTATATTTAGTTATATCATCTTTGTATATATATTGCCTATTTAGATACTAAATTAGTATCGTAGGAACACTATAAGTTTCATCTAATCAATCTTAGTATTTTATTATTATTAGTTGTTTGCGATAAATATTAACACAGTAACAACATATTCTTATAATCTAAGCAAATGCACTTTGTGTATAAAAAACTATTTATTCGATCTTGGATAAAACAAAATTAGGCCTAAAAAGATTAGAAGAGCAATATTTAAAAGTAGATTATACTCAGTCATAGAAATACCTAATATTTTGATTGCGGGTTTTGTACATGAAGTAATTGGCTGTGAGTAGAACATCTGTTTTATGTGTTGTATAGACAAACCTTGTGGAATACGGATCATGGAAGAGCAAAGAGCGCTTGGTTGTACTATTCCTCTTTCTACAAAGCTATGATAGGTTGATAATATGCACGAGCTAAGGATAGTTATGAGTATACATATGAGCGTATATTTGTTTAATTGTCTGATAATTAAAGCAGTTAAGCTAATTTTAATTAGCATTAAATATGGAAATCTTTCATAAACGCATAAAGG is a genomic window containing:
- a CDS encoding disulfide bond formation protein B, with amino-acid sequence MILNIINYIKKDRYKVLNLVLIIMSIIALSTAYIAEYIFYYTPCPLCVYERFPYLMLIKISLTALIIRQLNKYTLICILITILSSCILSTYHSFVERGIVQPSALCSSMIRIPQGLSIQHIKQMFYSQPITSCTKPAIKILGISMTEYNLLLNIALLIFLGLILFYPRSNK
- a CDS encoding ATP-binding cassette domain-containing protein; the protein is MKPYLYAEKIQFKVSERSDPIIFETTLNIAQEEFVVILGHNGSGKSTLAKILAGYLTPTSGQVFLDQVKVDKISQKHKALMLVTITQKLEDRLFTELTLEENIMLWESRYHSNERLTSSDVLELTGSPKRFLPLLSQQLGKFSGGEKQVILLALSIAHPPKILFLDEHTANLDPKASLEVIKKTAEIIEHHKITAVMITHNLEAAAHYGKRLIVLDSGKVVLDYLKPQNFSLRELRAILSSKIAGW